In a single window of the Salvelinus sp. IW2-2015 unplaced genomic scaffold, ASM291031v2 Un_scaffold563, whole genome shotgun sequence genome:
- the fhdc1 gene encoding FH2 domain-containing protein 1, with product MHVMSSPSLANETESCSSECSSAATTASTTSTTSTTSDLSPYAPPSPPPLPPNAPPPPPPPPTSLSSHGVRKKRRVRSFFWKPIPEEKVRGQPNIWTMAVRCQQQYQIDVRSVEELFGQQEEAQGREGVPATGGFSSARITRSRSFKENKDEISILDSKRGMNVGIFLKQFKKSNLSIVEDIRQGDGKLYRADLLKDLLKLLPESEEVKKLREFKGDSSKLTLADSFMYLLIQVPRFELRIEAMVLRDEFFPSCAVMSREIDVIRVATKELMTCEELHAILHLVLQAGNIMNAGGYAGNAVGFKLSSLLSLADTKANKPGMNLLHFVALEAQKKDEKLLKFPEKLQDIQSASRISVENIELEFSSLYVRTRSLEEKVQSDPELLEQLDPFLQSSTRTLQDLKRRRLDLRKEGNALIDFFCEDKDTFMLDECFRIFQDFCLKFKKAVKDNLERELKETARQRRLRELEEKRFAWNADQQQAAGAGNGGFGRSSSENDVDMLTKEGLLDFLQQRPASPHSPLGRSASARRHRHTVAAMADRELHGYLELFGSGAALPSDYANKFNSLPRSGRTLQRRTAPWLVSQDDNRELGNGRQVLATSHRAETEPISPLAMYSSTGFNVNEEPYNNNNNYTTVSEGSYLPRSCHNRNVFQKTPNPGASVTAHMNVSVERHTLVPGIQPFESPSPNNNTNHMHFVDHEDVVVTDLERERESPKTLILDTPPPCPKSLERGPEPAAWEGKMTSSQFVVGPLQKEEEEDSSTISSTTCDTTLPLDPSVSNKKPVFYILDCTETDCSVALDYSEIESSPLMREGLVPDVKNTDCNNVQGNLQDPSSLSSISNFDSTSTNDQSVSASTNEMSASKSRDERAPSVGSFVTTEEGDTDSWDTAEGRQVGEKAVETYSPKPTHAKTKNVSKVSKNSGVGRGVRMLTTTENQGMRKVVPITKLSRTGSNARRVERPAGSYEGAVPRQPLRDKSTPARGRGEKIGRPPRHSSLPPEETKSQGSAGLSGWAFDLNPRKPSFRKPSAKPLRNLPKPPPEAKMCRSTMRALAAQAQGQVGALSEASNPETPTHSSKTPSATLPGWARNTVASSSRTTKKELAPALSNPPTPSRSPSLLSRSSSQSQAPARPPAAATTTPPAKGGQHSPRGEEKEKAQGGGLQRVQSVRASSRASTQRSDTPPPPPTRERSRKSSSFSEKSVQSIMSCRTLKPTWK from the exons ATGCATGTTATGAGCAGCCCGTCGCTGGCTAATGAGACAGAGAGCTGCAGCAGTGAGTGCAGCAGCGCCGCCACCACAGCCAGCAccaccagcactaccagcaccACCTCCGACCTCTCCCCA TACGCCCCACCGTCACCACCACCCCTGCCCCCGAacgcccctcctccccctcccccaccaccaaCCTCCCTCTCCAGCCATGGTGTGCGGAAGAAGCGGAGGGTGCGTAGCTTTTTCTGGAAGCCCATCCCGGAGGAGAAGGTGCGGGGCCAGCCCAACATCTGGACCATGGCCGTGCGCTGCCAGCAGCAGTACCAGATCGACGTGCGCTCCGTGGAGGAGCTGTTCGGCCAGCAGGAGGAGGCGCAGGGCCGGGAGGGTGTGCCCGCCACCGGTGGGTTCTCGTCAGCCCGCATCACCCGGTCCAGGTCCTTCAAGGAGAACAAGGACGAG ATCAGCATTCTGGACTCCAAGCGGGGCATGAACGTGGGCATTTTCCTCAAGCAATTCAAGAA GTCCAATCTGTCCATCGTGGAGGACATTCGCCAGGGAGACGGCAAGCTGTACAGAGCTGATCTCCTCAAAGACCTGCTCAAACTCCTGCCCGAGtctgaagag GTAAAGAAACTGAGGGAGTTCAAAGGGGACTCCAGCAAACTGACCCTGGCAGACTCCTTCATGTACCTGTTGATCCAGGTGCCTCG GTTTGAGTTGCGCATCGAGGCCATGGTCCTGCGTGACGAGTTCTTTCCATCCTGCGCTGTGATGAGCCGTGAGATCGATGTAATCCGCGTGGCCACCAAAG agctgATGACCTGTGAGGAACTACACGCCATCCTCCACCTGGTTCTGCAGGCTGGAAACATCATGAACGCT GGTGGCTACGCGGGCAACGCCGTGGGCTTCAAGCTGTCATCGCTCCTCTCGCTGGCTGACACCAAGGCCAACAAACCGGGCATGAACCTGCTGCATTTTGTGGCTTTG GAGGCACAGAAGAAGGACGAGAAGCTGCTGAAGTTCCCTGAGAAACTTCAGGACATCCAGAGCGCTTCCAG AATATCAGTGGAAAACATCGAGTTGGAGTTCTCGTCTCTCTACGTCAGGACCAGATCCCTGGAGGAGAAGGTCCAGAGTGACCCGGAGCTCCTGGAACAGCTGGACCCCTTCCTGCAG AGCTCCACAAGGACCCTACAAGACCTGAAGAGGCGCAGGCTGGACCTGCGGAAGGAGGGAAATGCGCTTATTGACTTCTTCTGTGAGGACAAGGACACCTTCATGCTGGACGAGTGCTTCCGCATCTTCCAGGACTTCTGTCTCAAGTTCAAAAAGGCTGTCAAG GATAACCTGGAGCGGGAGCTGAAGGAGACGGCCAGGCAGCGGCGTCTCAGAGAGCTGGAGGAGAAGCGCTTTGCCTGGAATGCTGACCAGCAGCAGGCTGCCGGCGCTGGTAACGGCGGCTTTGGCCGCAGCAGCAGCGAGAACGACGTGGACATGCTCACCAAGGAGGGCCTACTAGACTTCCTCCAGCAGCGTCCCGCCAGCCCCCACAGCCCCCTGGGTCGTTCAGCCAGCGCCCGTCGCCACCGCCACACTGTGGCTGCCATGGCCGACCGCGAGCTTCACGGCTATCTGGAGCTGTTCGGCAGTGGCGCGGCGTTGCCATCAGACTATGCCAACAAGTTCAACAGCCTGCCGCGCTCCGGCCGCACCCTCCAACGGAGAACCGCCCCCTGGCTTGTGTCCCAGGACGATAACCGCGAGCTGGGGAACGGGCGGCAGGTGCTGGCCACGTCACACCGGGCCGAGACAGAGCCCATCAGCCCCTTGGCCATGTACTCTTCCACAGGCTTTAATGTCAATGAGGAACCgtataacaataataacaactaCACGACCGTGTCCGAGGGGAGCTATCTGCCTCGCTCATGTCACAACCGTAACGTCTTTCAGAAGACTCCCAACCCCGGAGCGAGCGTCACGGCACACATGAATGTCAGCGTGGAGAGGCACACGCTAGTCCCGGGAATTCAACCGTTTGAATCCCCCAGTCCGAACAATAACACAAATCACATGCACTTTGTCGACCACGAAGACGTGGTGGTGACGGACTTGGAAAGGGAGAGGGAATCTCCAAAGACACTCATTTTGGATACTCCTCCTCCTTGTCCAAAGAGTTTGGAAAGAGGGCCAGAGCCCGCGGCGTGGGAAGGTAAAATGACGTCTTCTCAGTTTGTGGTGGGCCCGCttcagaaggaggaagaggaggacagcagCACCATCTCCTCAACCACATGCGACACAACCCTCCCTCTTGACCCCTCCGTATCCAATAAGAAACCGGTTTTCTACATCTTAGACTGCACAGAAACGGACTGCTCCGTAGCGCTTGACTACTCTGAGATTGAAAGCTCGCCTCTAATGAGGGAAGGATTGGTCCCCGACGTAAAAAACACTGACTGCAATAACGTCCAGGGGAACCTTCAAGACCCCAGCTCGCTATCCTCCATCTCCAACTTTGATTCCACATCCACAAACGATCAGTCCGTCTCCGCCTCCACAAATGAGATGTCGGCGTCAAAGTCCAGAGACGAACGTGCCCCATCTGTCGGCTCCTTCGTCACCACGGAAGAGGGGGACACAGATAGCTGGGACACGGCGGAGGGTAGGCAGGTGGGCGAGAAAGCTGTAGAGACGTATAGCCCTAAACCAACACACGCCAAGACCAAGAATGTGTCAAAAGTCTCCAAAAACAGCGGAGTGGGTCGTGGTGTCAGGATGTTGACCACCACTGAGAACCAGGGCATGCGGAAGGTGGTGCCCATCACCAAGCTCAGCCGGACTGGCAGCAACGCCAGGCGGGTGGAGAGACCCGCCGGGAGCTATGAGGGTGCAGTACCCAGGCAGCCGCTCCGTGACAAGAGCACCCCAGCCAGGGGGCGGGGCGAGAAGATCGGTAGGCCCCCCCGCCACTCCAGCTTGCCCCCAGAGGAGACCAAATCCCAGGGGAGCGCCGGCCTCTCAGGCTGGGCATTTGACCTCAACCCACGAAAGCCCTCCTTCCGAAAGCCCAGCGCCAAGCCGCTGAGGAACCTGCCCAAGCCACCGCCGGAGGCAAAGATGTGCCGCTCCACCATGAGAGCCCTGGCTGCCCAGGCCCAAGGTCAGGTTGGGGCACTCTCTGAGGCTAGTAATCCCGAAACACCTACCCACAGCTCCAAAACCCCATCAGCCACCCTGCCTGGCTGGGCCCGCAACACTGTGGCCTCCTCCTCTAGGACCACCAAGAAGGAACTAGCTCCCGCCCTCTCCAACCCCCCGACCCCCTCCAGGagcccctctctcctgtcccggAGCAGCTCCCAGAGTCAAGCACCCGCTCGGCCTCCAGCCGCCGCCACAACTACACCTCCTGCCAAAGGGGGGCAGCATTCACCccggggggaggagaaggagaaggcccAAGGGGGTGGTCTGCAGAGGGTGCAGAGCGTCAGGGCGTCAAGCCGGGCGAGCACCCAGCGTAGCGACACCCCCCCACCGCCGCCCACCCGCGAGCGCTCACGCAAGAGCAGCAGTTTCTCCGAGAAATCTGTACAATCCATTATGTCATGTAGGACCCTCAAGCCCACCTGGAAGTAG